In Candidatus Binatia bacterium, one DNA window encodes the following:
- a CDS encoding STAS domain-containing protein yields the protein MLSDFEGLRVVTLLGEWDVSNRDRLHEALVALGADRDVLVDLRGAGFFDSTALAELIMLYKRLTGCGRRLEALVGDSNMRRLLELTSLDALFGVSAQRAEYLREHLPTPTA from the coding sequence GTGTTGTCTGACTTCGAAGGCCTGCGCGTCGTGACGCTGCTGGGCGAGTGGGACGTCTCCAATCGCGACCGGCTGCACGAAGCCCTCGTCGCGCTCGGGGCGGACCGGGACGTCTTGGTAGACCTGCGGGGAGCGGGCTTCTTCGATTCGACGGCCCTGGCCGAGTTGATTATGCTTTACAAACGGCTCACCGGCTGCGGCCGCCGTCTCGAGGCGCTGGTTGGCGATAGCAACATGCGGCGGCTGCTCGAGCTGACGAGCCTCGACGCGCTGTTCGGCGTTTCAGCGCAGCGAGCCGAGTACTTGCGCGAGCATCTCCCTACCCCGACGGCGTAG